One genomic window of Plasmodium coatneyi strain Hackeri chromosome 12, complete sequence includes the following:
- a CDS encoding DNA-directed RNA polymerase 2, translating into MSVPTLSNKPENIDLLVLPPGEKKVSCEISEKGDCNIFTIKLEDHTIGNLIKQALCQDPQVTFAAYRQPHPLQNTIEITIKPKGYAGVKLLSDNVNSLLSDVSQLRETFKVIKINGRKKKKVKKVQRYKDKSVYYADE; encoded by the exons ATGTCTGTCCCAACCTTATCGAATAAGCCAGAAAACATCGACCTGCTTGTATTGCCGCccggagaaaaaaa AGTCAGTTGCGAAATATCGGAGAAAGGAGACTGCAATATATTTACCATAAAACTGGAGGACCACACCATAGGAAATTTGATAAAGCA GGCACTTTGCCAAGACCCCCAGGTCACGTTCGCAGCATATAGACAACCGCATCCTCTGCAAAACACGATCGAAATAACCATCAAGCCGAAGGGCTATGCGGGGGTTAAGTTGCTTTCAGATAATGTGAACAGTTTGCTGTCCGATGTGTCCCAGCTGAGGGAAACGTTTAAGGTAATCAAGATaaacggaaggaaaaaaaagaaggtc AAAAAGGTCCAACGGTACAAGGACAAGAGTGTGTATTACGCAGACGAGTGA
- a CDS encoding Transcription factor with AP2 domain(S), with protein MTPRLNRRLLSIQGGLLNNPIGSIARFRIKQTCARQNESEERQKSSSFENFPNHTFMYPKQGEGSTNGIHQYRRNSCIVGSTSEVRLGGSLFSCQDKKYFSGRSGGLKRRKKRKDERVINTCAGKRLEFFYPKKKRRQRIGLIQNSRKNIVYDNVLKRFLVYYYKQGIQVFRSFSCKKKRNFESARNKAIILSKQYNKKYSKQIDKEKGANKTPLNINDSSNLSAKYDHNVTRNVKIVPDKNKSGYRGVFYDSSEHAYICVYNEAGIRKFQIFKIQNNDYLEAYNLAVMCRRYKLFKNFQFVSQRNRIRSGRIHLK; from the exons atgactCCCAG GCTTAACAGAAGGTTACTGTCAATCCAAGGAGGCCTCCTAAACAATCCCATTGGAAGCATTGCACGATTTAGAATAAAACAGACGTGTGCTAGGCAAAATGAAAGTGAAGAAAGGCAGAAAAGTTCCTCATTTGAGAATTTTCCAAACCACACTTTTATGTATCCCAAGCAAGGGGAAGGTTCCACAAATGGCATTCACCAATACAGAAGAAACAGCTGCATCGTTGGCAGCACATCCGAAGTTAGGCTAGGAGGAAGCTTATTCTCCTGCCAAGATAAGAAATATTTCAGTGGAAGAAGTGGAggattaaaaagaaggaagaaaagaaaagatgaAAGAGTTATAAATACCTGTGCAGGAAAAAGgctggaatttttttatcccaaaaaaaagagaagacaACGAATTGGGCTAATTCAAAatagcagaaaaaatatagttTACGATAATGTGTTGAAAAGGTTCCTAGTTTATTATTACAAACAAGGCATTCAAGTGTTTAGAAGTTTCAGCtgcaagaagaaaagaaacttCGAGTCAGCCAGGAACAAAGCTATAATCCTCTCAAAACAGTACAACAAAAAGTATAGCAAACAAATcgataaggaaaaaggggctAACAAAACACCCCTTAATATCAATGACAGCAGCAATTTGAGTGCAAAATATGATCACAATGTTAcaagaaatgtaaaaattgttcctgataaaaataaaagtggaTATAGGGGCGTCTTTTACGACTCCTCTGAGCATGCTTACATTTGCGTCTATAACGAGGCGGGCATaagaaaatttcaaatttttaaaattcaaaATAACGATTATTTGGAGGCGTACAATTTAGCCGTCATGTGTCGACGCTACaagctttttaaaaactttcAATTCGTTTCACAGCGAAATCGAATACGCAGTGGGCGCATACATCTTAAGTGA